From one Humulus lupulus chromosome 8, drHumLupu1.1, whole genome shotgun sequence genomic stretch:
- the LOC133793939 gene encoding zinc finger protein ZAT1-like, with amino-acid sequence MECVHILPLAFSLVHTFIRTLLLLLQLLLLSNKSTNMKVCEICCKRFSNGKALGGHMRSHMAKLPLPLPPPLPIDDTISQSASSSYKTLQMSSDSETESDQSSYYEYVKKRKDTVMAATSGRRSKRRRLSAVGRCDDNDEVLSVEEAAMFLMDLSNDTWCRKKKESGEVQPMFKCGTCRKVFSSYQALGGHKANHKKIKKYNYEEEEEYKEEEEEEEEEKVKVSAENRALVPQALEPARKKTFQCSFCSKNFSSGQALGGHKKIHYSTNLPIITSTTTSRKFNLMIDLNKFPLEVE; translated from the coding sequence ATGGAATGCGTTCACATACTGCCTTTAGCCTTCTCTCTTGTTCACACATTTATAAGAACCTTACTACTGCTCTTACAACTACTCTTACTATCCAACAAAAGCACTAATATGAAAGTATGTGAGATTTGCTGTAAGCGTTTCTCCAATGGCAAAGCCTTGGGTGGTCACATGAGATCTCACATGGCAAAGCTTCCTCTGCCACTGCCGCCGCCGCTGCCGATTGATGATACCATATCTCAGTCTGCATCTTCATCTTATAAGACTTTACAAATGTCATCTGATAGTGAGACTGAGAGCGACCAATCATCTTATTATGAATACGTCAAGAAGAGGAAGGATACTGTCATGGCAGCCACATCTGGGAGGAGATCCAAACGGCGTCGTTTGTCGGCTGTTGGTCGTTGTGATGATAACGATGAAGTCTTATCTGTAGAAGAAGCCGCCATGTTTTTAATGGATCTTTCCAACGACACATGGTgcagaaagaaaaaggaaagtgGGGAAGTACAACCAATGTTTAAGTGTGGAACGTGTCGAAAAGTATTTAGTTCTTATCAAGCTCTTGGTGGACACAAAGCCAATCATAAGAAAATCAAGAAGTATAATtatgaagaggaagaagaatacaaagaagaagaagaagaagaagaagaagaaaaggttaAAGTAAGTGCTGAAAATAGAGCACTAGTTCCTCAAGCTCTCGAGCCTGCCCGGAAAAAAACATTTCAGTGCTCATTTTGCTCAAAAAATTTCAGTTCGGGTCAAGCACTTGGTGGACACAAAAAGATTCACTACTCTACTAATTTACCAATTATTACTAGTACTACCACTAGTAGAAAGTTTAATTTGATGATAGATCTTAATAAATTTCCATTGGAAGTTGAATGA